From a single Rhodococcus qingshengii JCM 15477 genomic region:
- a CDS encoding rhomboid family intramembrane serine protease has translation MTNPGWGGGASEGIPPQPRCVRHPDRPTALSCNRCGRPACPDCLREAAVGYQCVDCVAAGQRDVRPVRGVAGNTVSPARAIPIVTYTLMGLNVLAFLATFAQSRSIMNNQVGSSIFANWALNPGLVASGDWFRLIGSGFLHFGILHLAVNMYALYILGRDTEIVMGRSRYVGIYLVSLLGGSASVMAFQPVFSSLTALSWTAGASGAIFGIMGAQAVLLLRLRRSPVPIISVIAINVIISISLPGISFWGHAGGLVAGAATAAAFLYAPQWLGAGENRVKAVRIGWIAFGAVTVVTLGVIVLRVVQLREQLGIS, from the coding sequence ATGACGAACCCCGGTTGGGGCGGCGGTGCGAGTGAGGGCATCCCGCCCCAACCGCGGTGCGTCCGCCATCCAGATCGACCCACCGCACTTTCCTGCAATCGTTGTGGACGTCCGGCGTGCCCGGACTGCCTCCGCGAGGCGGCGGTGGGATACCAATGTGTTGACTGTGTAGCTGCCGGCCAACGCGATGTCCGCCCCGTTCGGGGCGTCGCCGGAAACACCGTGAGCCCCGCCCGTGCGATCCCGATCGTGACGTACACCTTGATGGGGCTCAACGTCCTGGCGTTCCTCGCCACCTTCGCGCAGTCGCGAAGCATCATGAACAATCAGGTCGGCTCGTCGATCTTCGCGAACTGGGCACTCAATCCGGGTCTGGTCGCCAGCGGTGACTGGTTCCGGCTCATCGGCTCCGGGTTCTTGCACTTCGGCATCTTGCACCTCGCGGTCAACATGTACGCCCTCTACATCCTGGGGCGCGACACCGAAATCGTGATGGGCCGCTCCCGGTACGTCGGCATCTACCTGGTTTCGCTCCTCGGCGGTTCCGCCTCGGTGATGGCGTTCCAGCCGGTGTTCTCCTCGCTCACGGCCCTGTCCTGGACCGCTGGAGCGTCGGGTGCAATCTTCGGCATCATGGGCGCACAGGCCGTCCTTCTACTGCGTTTGCGTCGAAGCCCGGTCCCGATCATCTCGGTGATCGCGATCAATGTGATCATCAGCATTTCGCTGCCCGGGATCTCGTTCTGGGGTCACGCGGGAGGTCTGGTGGCAGGTGCTGCAACGGCCGCTGCCTTCCTGTACGCCCCACAGTGGTTGGGCGCCGGTGAGAACCGCGTGAAGGCGGTGCGGATCGGCTGGATCGCTTTTGGTGCCGTCACAGTGGTGACGTTGGGAGTCATCGTGCTCCGCGTCGTCCAACTGCGCGAACAGCTGGGAATCAGCTAG
- a CDS encoding lipoprotein LpqH: MTKLVRTTMTRRSSTAVAATIAAVALFASACGSDSDKTNSDKSAAGASSATSSATVGGKTLDAKFETKCAKDGGRTVMTLLDAENATYGMLTVSAIVDESGTVQTAGIAGSEGGSNGLPYTAGYAPGLPGGSASAKQDGSTFVVTGEGIGARDKGNPTATSSFEITFACESIIGG, encoded by the coding sequence ATGACGAAGTTGGTTCGGACCACGATGACCCGCCGGTCCTCCACCGCAGTCGCTGCCACCATCGCGGCGGTCGCTCTATTCGCCTCCGCCTGCGGCAGCGACTCCGACAAGACCAACTCCGACAAGAGCGCTGCCGGCGCCTCGTCCGCTACATCCTCGGCCACCGTCGGCGGGAAGACACTCGACGCCAAATTCGAGACGAAGTGCGCAAAGGACGGCGGCAGGACAGTTATGACACTGCTCGACGCGGAAAATGCCACCTACGGCATGTTGACCGTCTCGGCCATCGTCGATGAATCCGGCACGGTTCAGACTGCTGGAATCGCCGGAAGCGAGGGTGGATCGAACGGTCTGCCGTACACCGCCGGATACGCACCAGGCCTGCCCGGCGGATCTGCCAGTGCCAAGCAGGACGGCAGTACCTTCGTGGTGACGGGCGAGGGAATCGGCGCCCGGGACAAGGGCAACCCGACGGCGACGTCGAGCTTCGAGATCACATTCGCCTGCGAGTCCATCATCGGCGGCTGA